The Gemmatimonas sp. genomic sequence GAGCAGCTCCGGCTGCAGCACCAGCATGGTGGTGCCGAGGGCCAGCGAGACGATCATGGCCGGCATCATGATGCCGCGCAGCAGCCGGCGCTCCATGACCTCGAGCGTAGCGGTGACCGCCGGCTCGTCACGCTTTTGCACGTGGTAGACGTAGAGGCGGAAGATGTAGAAGAGCCCCGCGTACCACGCGATGACCGCGATGACGTGAAACGCCTTGATCCAGAGATAGTGGGCAGCCATGCCGCCTAAGATATCCCGGTGACCTCGAAGCGGCAGCAGCGGCCGCCCAACGCCTGGCACTCCACTTCCCGCACGGTGGCGTGCGGTGTGACCAGGGTGCGAATGAGGCGGGCGAAGGTCCACGCGTTGGCGCGCATGGCCTCCAGCAGGAGCCGGAGTCCGGCGCGCCGGGGCAGCCACCGCATGAGCCACTGCGCCGGCCGCGGGATGCGATGCGCCATGAGGTAGTCGGCGGTGCGCCCGCCGGCTTCGTGCAGCAACCGGGTGCCCGGCTGCTCGCCCAGCTCGCGCATCACGGCGCGTACGAACGCCTGGGCCTCACGTTCGTCCACCATGGCTCCCGGCAGCGCCCCCAGCGCATAGCCGGTGCTGGACACGAGCAGGCGCGCCGCCACCGACTCGCCGTGGTGGTCGCGCACGAGCGTTTCGATCTCGTCCACAAAGCTCTTCGGATCACGCGTGCGGTACTTGCGCCAGAACTTCCACTGCCTGCAGAAGCGGCAGGTGAACGGGCGGCCGCGCGGGGGTGGCCACCACCGGCCCGTCCTCCACGAACGCGATACCCTTGATGTCGCGGCGGGTGGCGAGTGCCGTGCCATCACGCAGATGCTGCATCAGCTCCGCGATGATCTCCTCCCCTTCGCCGCGCACGATGTAATCGATCCACGGCGCTTCGTGAAACACCTGCTGGTACATGAAGGTGGGGTGAATGCCGCCCAGGATGGTGTGGGCGCGGGGATTCACCTCCTTCGCGATCTCCAGCGTCTTCTGCGCCTGGTAGATCATGGGCGTGATGGCGGTGGCCAGCACGGCGTCGGGCTTGAGCTCGACGAGCCGACGACGCAGCGCAGCGTCGTCGATGTGGTTGGTCATGGCGTCCACGCAGGTGATGTCCGTGAAGCCCGCGTGCTTGAGGGCGCCGCCGATGTACGCCACCCACCCGGGGGGCCAGTTGCCGGCGATTTCGGCGCCGCCGGCGTGATAATTGGGCTGAACGAACACCAGCTTCATCGTGGCTCCCCTGTGCGTGTGAAAAGACAGCTACGGGGTGCCGAGGACGGGCGGGGCCTACAGTCGGCGGTTTTGCCGTGGGGCGGTCGGGGAATCGCCTACAGGCGCAAGCGCACGCGGATGTGGGATTGGGGGCGACGTGGGACGCGGCTGCCGTCTGTTGTTCGCCGTTCAGCGCCCTGCCACCCGCACCTGGTCTGCCACGCGCGCAACTCGCCGCTTGGCCATATCGATAGCCGCCGCAAGGTTGGCCGGCCCCACCACCATCTCCGGCACACGCCCGATGGCGCCCAGGTAGTAGTCGCGCCACACATTCAGGATGTGCTGTTCGCGCTCGCGGCTACCGCCGCGGGCCAGCGTATCACGCGACAGCGCCGCCTGGGTGCGGAGGGTACGCTCGGCGGTGGTGGCCAGTTCGGCCAGCGCGGCGCGCGCCACGGCCGGCGTGCCCTCAGTGAGCAGCAGCCCGGTCGTGAGCGCGCAGGCGCCCACGTGGCCCAGCGTAGTGGCACTCACATTCTCGATGCGATCGAGATCGGTATGGTAGAACACATCGGTGAAGTGCCAGAGCAGCACCGCCGGGATCTTCGCATTGAGGAAGGGCGTGTGGTCGCTGCCCCCCTCGAACGGATTGGCCTTCACCACCCATCCGGTACGGCGGGCGCGGTCGAGACAGCGCTGCCGCACGAAGTCGTTGAACCAGTGGTGTACGATGGCCGACTCGGCGATGGGCCGTCCGCCCCACTCGCTGTGCTGGTCGTCGCCGCGCACCCACACCGCCGAGGGGTCGGGCATCTTCTCGATGAGGAAGGTGCCGCCGGTGCGTGCCGTGTTTTCGCCCACCATGTCGAGCGACATGCCCCACTTGACGCCGGCGCGCCGCACGCTGTCCTCCTTGAGGAAGCGGTCGGTGCTGCGAATCTCGTCGCCCCACAGAAACGTGAGCGTACGCTGCGGGCGGGCGGTGCCGTTGCGCACCAGCATGGCCGCCACGCGCGCCATCTCGGCGAGCGCGCCCACGCCGGAGGCGTTGTCGTTGGCGCCCGGTTCCTGCACATGCGCCGAGTACACGAACCGTTCGTGCGGTGCCGAACGGCCACGCACTTCGGCCACGAGCGTGCGCTCGGG encodes the following:
- a CDS encoding M28 family peptidase, whose product is MTPRLRGVRSVVPLRLVVPVLGTLLGVPHAALRAQKGAIPAAFARITEAVHRGISGSRAYTTVDYVQRRFRLPGNEGFDLAIDSVASLLRAAGYVDEATAAPGTRLVYRIESRPMAGDAWTPHDARLTIAGRTGPLQTLAGNLNMIAINSASTADSGITAPLVDVGTGSDSAFRALNVRGAVVLTTGNARNVLPRAQRAGALGVLASQTLPAYNQQTKHPSAIQFTGIARDTVNQGWVLFVSRTSYDTLQAALRAGPVQVHALVRTAFARRPERTLVAEVRGRSAPHERFVYSAHVQEPGANDNASGVGALAEMARVAAMLVRNGTARPQRTLTFLWGDEIRSTDRFLKEDSVRRAGVKWGMSLDMVGENTARTGGTFLIEKMPDPSAVWVRGDDQHSEWGGRPIAESAIVHHWFNDFVRQRCLDRARRTGWVVKANPFEGGSDHTPFLNAKIPAVLLWHFTDVFYHTDLDRIENVSATTLGHVGACALTTGLLLTEGTPAVARAALAELATTAERTLRTQAALSRDTLARGGSREREQHILNVWRDYYLGAIGRVPEMVVGPANLAAAIDMAKRRVARVADQVRVAGR
- the hemJ gene encoding protoporphyrinogen oxidase HemJ — protein: MAAHYLWIKAFHVIAVIAWYAGLFYIFRLYVYHVQKRDEPAVTATLEVMERRLLRGIMMPAMIVSLALGTTMLVLQPELLRMPWMHMKLGAIVFLLGYHGFASHTRKRFLAKDYFLSETACRWINEVPTVLLFFIVIGVIVRKPM
- the bchJ gene encoding bacteriochlorophyll 4-vinyl reductase, with protein sequence MRDHHGESVAARLLVSSTGYALGALPGAMVDEREAQAFVRAVMRELGEQPGTRLLHEAGGRTADYLMAHRIPRPAQWLMRWLPRRAGLRLLLEAMRANAWTFARLIRTLVTPHATVREVECQALGGRCCRFEVTGIS